Proteins encoded in a region of the Takifugu flavidus isolate HTHZ2018 chromosome 10, ASM371156v2, whole genome shotgun sequence genome:
- the LOC130532879 gene encoding uncharacterized protein LOC130532879 — MAMWTEETEDQLISLIQERPVLYDVSEKYYSNRAVKADLWREIEAKLRLSEKELRKRWDSLRTQYARYKKLAPLQKTGRQQWILTQLQFLDPHTKSKESTSSLNVMDHSQAVESDSASEEHNSETWSGFPHEDSVKSEQCPRQSPAGVGRRRAHADPRPGRGLAEFPQTFERPEAGDQARQGGAGRVRQRVGEADAQHREKPGDAGVAGGPGRCHLHLLPVFRAQNEDPAGARAATFPARGGKLSLQILGGPERAATKLHQPVR, encoded by the exons ATGGCGATGTGGACGGAAGAGACGGAAGACCAACTCATCAGTCTCATCCAGGAGAGGCCGGTGCTGTACGACGTCTCCGAGAAATATTACTCCAACCGCGCGGTCAAAGCTGATCTGTGGCGGGAGATCGAAGCCAAACTCCGGCTGTCAG AGAAGGAGCTCCGGAAACGGTGGGATTCCCTACGCACCCAGTACGCCAGGTACAAGAAGCTGGCGCCGTTACAGAAGACGGGTCGGCAGCAGTGGATCCTgacacagctgcagtttttagATCCCCACACAAAGTCCAAGGAGAGCACATCCAGCCTCAACGTCATG GACCACTCCCAGGCGGTGGAATCAGATTCGGCCTCAGAGGAGCACAACAGCGAGACCTGGAGCGGCTTCCCCCACGAGGACTCCGTTAAATCGGAGCAGTGTCCCCGCCAGTCCCCAGCCGGAGTCGGCCGTCGGCGAGCCCACGCCGACCCACGTCCCGGCCGAGGCCTCGCTGAGTTCCCCCAGACGTTCGAGCGCCCTGAAGCGGGGGACCAAGCGCGGCAGGGAGGCGCTGGACGAGTCCGCCAACGAGTCGGCGAAGCTGATGCGCAACATCGGGAAAAGCCTGGAGACGCTGGCGTCGCGGGAGGCCCAGGGCGATGTCATCTCCACCTACTGCCGGTATTTCGAGCACAGAATGAGGATCCTGCCGGCGCACGTGCTGCCACATTTCCTGCACGAGGTGGAAAACTGTCTCTTCAAATACTCGGTGGACCAGAGCGTGCCGCTACAAAACTCCACCAGCCAGTTCGCTAA